AGCGCTGGAGATTCGCCAGATCCTTCGGCGTGGCAGCCGCCGCGAGGCGCGCGAGGACGTCGGCAAGCACGGGAGCGGCCTGCATTGCTCCCTACCGCTCCGTCGCCTTCAGCAGCGCCGCGAGGTGCGCCTTCCAGAGCACGGCTTTGGTGTGGGTACCGTGGCCCACTGTCTCGTCGCTCAGGGGCAGGACTATTGCCGAGCCGCGCTTCACGCGTGGAATCGCGCGTTCGAGGATCCGGAGCTCGGGCGGGTTGATGATGTCGTCGGCTGAATTGATCGCGACCAGTGGCGCCACGATCTTCTCGAGTCCGGGCTCAGGGTCGTAGTCGCGCGAGGCTTCGATCGCGTAGAGGATATCGTTGGCATCGCCCGTCTTCACGTAAGCATCGACATACGTGTCCAGCACGCGATCCGCGTCGGCGAGCGTGGGGGCCGCGGCCTGACGGATGATCGGATTGCTCCCGGCCAGCCACAGCATCTGCGCCACGGTCCGAAGCCCCTGCGGCTGCGACGTGTAGTCGCCGCCCTGCCAGCTCGGGTCCGTGCGAATGGCATCGATGGCCACGCGACGCCACGCCCTGTTGCGTCCGGATATCTGATCGGGCAGGCTCGCGAGCGGCATCAGCGCGTCCATGGATTCGGGGTAGCGCTCGCCCCAGACCCACGTGTGCATGCCGCCCATCGACGTCCCCATGACGAGGCGCAACCGGCCCGCGCCGAGCCCCTCCGTCATCAGCCTGTAGTGCGCGCGCACCATGTCGCCATAGCCGTACCTCGGGAACGTCGCGCGCAGGCCGTCGCTCGGCTTGCTCGACTTACCATGTCCGATCGCATCAGGAAGC
The nucleotide sequence above comes from Acidobacteriota bacterium. Encoded proteins:
- a CDS encoding alpha/beta fold hydrolase, with product MLVRLLLVLSLTARVAAAQTPTIVEADFVISDFRFDSGEVLPQLRLHYRTVGTPQRDAAGKVANAVIVMHGTGGSGAQFIGENFAGELFGPGQPLDAARHFVVLPDAIGHGKSSKPSDGLRATFPRYGYGDMVRAHYRLMTEGLGAGRLRLVMGTSMGGMHTWVWGERYPESMDALMPLASLPDQISGRNRAWRRVAIDAIRTDPSWQGGDYTSQPQGLRTVAQMLWLAGSNPIIRQAAAPTLADADRVLDTYVDAYVKTGDANDILYAIEASRDYDPEPGLEKIVAPLVAINSADDIINPPELRILERAIPRVKRGSAIVLPLSDETVGHGTHTKAVLWKAHLAALLKATER